Sequence from the Corallococcus sp. EGB genome:
GCGCGCTACTTCGGCCGGCTCGCGGACTTCCACCCCAACAGCCCGCACCGGCGGCAGGCCCTCTACAACGCGGGGCTCGCGCACCAGCGCCTCAAGGAGTGGGACGACGCCTACGGGCGCTTCTCCGACCTGGCGGAGCCTCAGAAGGGCCAGGGCGACGCGCTGGACGCGTCCTTCCGCCTGGCGGAGACGCTCTACCACCTGGAGCGCTACGAGGAGGCGGTGAAGCTGCTGGGCACGCTGGCCGCGCGCGAGGACCTGCCCCCGGGCCGCCGCATCGAGGCCCAGGTGCAGCAGGGCATCTGCCAGGTGGAGGCCGGCCGCACGGACGAAGCGGAAGGGACGCTGCGCAAGGCGCTGGCCGCGTATGACGCCCTGCCGGACAAGGCGGAGGTGGAGGACTACTTCCCCGCGCAGGCGCACTTCTTCGTGGGGGAGATCTACCGGCTGCACTACGAGGCCGTGAAGCTGGAGGCCAGCCGGGGCAGCGACGGGCTGGCGCAGGACCTCAACTACAAGGCGGAGCTGCTCCTGTCCGCGCAGGGCCACTACCTGCGCTCCATCCGCGTGGGCAACGGCTACTGGGCCACCGCCGCGGGCGCGCAGATTGGCGCCCTGTATGAAAACCTCTACGAGCACATGGTGAACTCGCCCACGCCCCCGGAGCTCAACGCCGAGGAGGCGGAGGTCTACCGCCAGGAGCTGCGCAAGAAGATCCGCGTGCTGCTCACCAAGGCCATCAACATCTACGAGCGCACGCTGGAGGCCGCCGAGCGCATCGGCTCGCAGAACGCC
This genomic interval carries:
- a CDS encoding tetratricopeptide repeat protein, translating into MHGRKRMESAGATWLWAGVLGLGLVLTGCRTTGAAAKPDGTANKQVVEFDPVTVTADLELDKLNDEELFAAGTSAFAANDFKQAARYFGRLADFHPNSPHRRQALYNAGLAHQRLKEWDDAYGRFSDLAEPQKGQGDALDASFRLAETLYHLERYEEAVKLLGTLAAREDLPPGRRIEAQVQQGICQVEAGRTDEAEGTLRKALAAYDALPDKAEVEDYFPAQAHFFVGEIYRLHYEAVKLEASRGSDGLAQDLNYKAELLLSAQGHYLRSIRVGNGYWATAAGAQIGALYENLYEHMVNSPTPPELNAEEAEVYRQELRKKIRVLLTKAINIYERTLEAAERIGSQNAFVDRTRQSLEKVKSLLLADADADGSGAESKEVSVPMPASNAGAKRR